A segment of the Leptospiraceae bacterium genome:
ATCACTTAAGCAAGTTTGTACGGGCTTGACGAAAAAGCCCGCAGCGTTACCCGAAATTGCCGTGTTCAATACTCGACAATTGAGTATCTCTTGCGGCGCTGGATTGATTAAAAAATAGTCCCAATTCACTCCACTTCCCATGAAAGAAAAAAGTAAGATTAATAAATCCGACTCTGGAACGAAGTAGTTTGACGACTTGAAAAAGTCGCACTAACAAATATACACCAAACGACAAAAAAATTACTCACAAGGACTTTCTAGGAAATAAATTGAGAAGAAACTGAAATAGCAGGTTTTATGGTGAATGTAAAATATGGGCCCAGAAGGACTCGAACCTTCGACCCGCAGATTATGAGTCTGCCGCTCTAACCAACTGAGCTATAGGCCCCGATATGTATGGTGTCAGTTTTTAGGTGTGGAGAGATTTCGCAAGTTTTTTATTAGTTTAACTTTAGGATTTGCCTTCTTGCATTTTTAGATTCTATAAAATAATCCTTCCAAAATTCTGAATTCATACTTTCAGGTGAGGATTCTAAAATAGATATTAAACGATCTATCTCTCTTCTAAATTCTATAAGAGAATCGTGTATTGAATCCTTGTTTGTATTAATTATTGCGTTCCACATATCTGGATTTGAACCGGCAATTCGCGACATATCCCGAAAGCCACCGCCTGTTAAAGCTATTGGAGACTTTTCTGTATAAAATTTTACTTTTGGATTATTATAAGCCCAGTTGACTAAAATAGAAGACAATATATGAGGAGAATGCGACAAATAGGATAAAACATCATCATGTTCCTTGGCATTCATTTCTATCGTGATTGAGCTTAACATTTTCCAAAACTCAGTAACTCTTTCGACTGCCTCTTTAGAAACACCTTTAGGTTTTGTTAATATACAAAGTCTATTTTCATACAAATCTACTTTCGCATAACTCATACCTGATTGTTCGGAGCCGGCCATCGGATGCGACGAATAGTAATTATGCCCT
Coding sequences within it:
- a CDS encoding prephenate dehydrogenase, whose protein sequence is MNSPFNKVLIYGLGLMGASLSLAIRNKNLGCKITGVVKSEKSRTEGITQKIADEVILESDFLKSNTWNKYDFIVFSLPVDLTCDKIDLIPEDYSGYITDLGSTKQSIIQKVESKFKSGHNYYSSHPMAGSEQSGMSYAKVDLYENRLCILTKPKGVSKEAVERVTEFWKMLSSITIEMNAKEHDDVLSYLSHSPHILSSILVNWAYNNPKVKFYTEKSPIALTGGGFRDMSRIAGSNPDMWNAIINTNKDSIHDSLIEFRREIDRLISILESSPESMNSEFWKDYFIESKNARRQILKLN